Genomic segment of Dehalogenimonas alkenigignens:
ACGTTTTCCGGGGCGAACGTAAAACCCCAAAAAACACCCGTCACTGCGTTAACTCGCTGTCGCTCGATTTCACGCCGGGCGCGGGAGAGGGGGAGCGTTAATGGAGAGCGCTGTCTTTGGAGGGGGTTGTTTTTGGTGCCTTGAAGCGGTGTTCAGCCGCTTAAAAGGCGTTACGGGGGTCACTCCGGGTTACGCTGGAGGTACCGTAGAAAAACCCACCTATGAACAGGTGTGCTCCGGGCGGACCGGTCATGCCGAGGTGGTCAGGATTGAGTACGATGAATCAGTGATTACGTTCAGGGATTTGCTGGCAGTGTTCTTCCGAGCTCATGATCCGACGACGGCGAACCGTCAGGGCGCAGATATCGGCAGCCAGTACCGGTCAATAATTCTAACCGCCGACCAGTCTAAGGAGAACGAGGCACGGGCTTACATCGAAAAGCTTGAGACTGCCGGTGAATTTCAGGACCCGATTGTCACCGAGATTCAGAAACTGAACGTATTTTACCCTGCAGAAACCTACCATCACGATTATTACAGGCGCCATTCCGATCAGCCTTATTGCAGAGCAGTAATCGCTCCCAAACTGGCAAAGTTATTCAAGGACAAGTAGCTTTCTATTTAAGGAAGACCTGTGGGACAAATCCGCGTCATCAGCCGCAGCGCTGCACCGTTCGTTGACCGGCAAGAAGCCGGCCGCCTGTTAGCGGACTCGATGAGTCACCTGATGGATACTCATGCGGTAGTTCTGGGAATACCCCGCGGCGGCGTGGCAGTGGCGGCGGAACTTGCCCGCCGGTTGAGGGCAGAACTCGATATCGTACTTTCAAGAAAGTTGAGAGCGCCTGGTCAGCCCGAACTTGCGATGGGGGCGGTGTCGGAAGACGGCCATGTGCTTCTGAATAAGGATGTCGTTGAAGCTCTTGATATCAAACCAGATACGATCGAGCGGGAACGGACATTTCAACTCTCCGAAATCGAACGGCGCGGTCGTCTGTTCAGGGGAACCAGGAAACGTGTGCCGCTCAAAGGCAGGATTGTAATTGTCACAGATGACGGTGTGGCAACAGGGGCAACGTTCAGGTCGGCACTGGATGCCTGTCGCCACGAAAGTCCGTCAAGATTGATAGCCGCCTTGCCGGTGGCGCCGGAAGGCGCCATTCAAGATATTGCGGCCGCCGCCGACGAACTGATTTGTTTACGGGTGCCGCCGTTTTTTAATGCAGTAGGACAATTTTATGTCAGATTTGAACAACTTGAAGATGACGACGTTATCAAATTACTTCAACTTTCGACGCCCTGACCAAGCAAACATTAAATAAACAATCACGGAGGGCAATTACAACGCCATCCGTGATCTGCGTTCTCTCAAATTAACGGCGCCCTCGCCGATGCAACTGCTCCGCCCTTGCCTGTTCCAGTGTCAGGATTTTGCCGGGGTAACCTACGTACCCGCACTGGAAGCATTGGGCGAAGGTGCCATATTCATCAGAATCCTCAAAAAGGTCGCCTTTACCGCACCGGGGACAACTCTTAAAGTGATACACTGTCCTTACCTCCGGTTTTTATGTCAGAACCCAATGACCTACTCTTCGGTTGTTCCTGTCTTTACCTGGACCGAGGAAACCGCGGCTGGTCTTACTTCCCGATTGAATTCGGTCTCCAAGCCCCAGCCGCCCGCGATTATAGCACCCAGCAACAATCCCATGACCAGTATTAAATCCATTTCCCGCTCCGGACTCGTTGAATGCCCTCATTAAACACTAACTCAACCGGGCTTTGTATCCGTAAAACTACGTAGTTATTCTTGAAAATGCCCTGAATTTTCCTGAAATCAAATGCCGAATACTGTCTTGGGATTTCACCAGTATTGGTTTATACTTTTATTATGACTAATCGGATATTCTGGTTAGCGCCGCCACGGGAGGCGATATGACGATCAGCATTTTCCTTGCCGATGACCACCGGGTGGTGCGCGCAGGGATAAGGGCGTTGCTGGAAAGCCAGACGGACTTTGTCGTGGTAGGCGAAACCGAGGATGGGCTCGATGCCGTCAAACAGGTGGAACAGCTTCATCCGGATGTCTTGATCGTGGACCTGATGCTGCACGGCATTTCAGGCATCGAGGTCTGCCGCCAAGTCGTGAAGCACTCTAGCCGGACGGTAGTGGT
This window contains:
- the msrA gene encoding peptide-methionine (S)-S-oxide reductase MsrA, yielding MESAVFGGGCFWCLEAVFSRLKGVTGVTPGYAGGTVEKPTYEQVCSGRTGHAEVVRIEYDESVITFRDLLAVFFRAHDPTTANRQGADIGSQYRSIILTADQSKENEARAYIEKLETAGEFQDPIVTEIQKLNVFYPAETYHHDYYRRHSDQPYCRAVIAPKLAKLFKDK
- a CDS encoding phosphoribosyltransferase — encoded protein: MGQIRVISRSAAPFVDRQEAGRLLADSMSHLMDTHAVVLGIPRGGVAVAAELARRLRAELDIVLSRKLRAPGQPELAMGAVSEDGHVLLNKDVVEALDIKPDTIERERTFQLSEIERRGRLFRGTRKRVPLKGRIVIVTDDGVATGATFRSALDACRHESPSRLIAALPVAPEGAIQDIAAAADELICLRVPPFFNAVGQFYVRFEQLEDDDVIKLLQLSTP